The region TAAAAAATATGTTGATGTTGTAGAAAAAAGATTAATACCAACAGTATTTGGTAAAGAAGTAAAAACTTTATTAGAAAATAACTTTAAACATATTATGAATGTTAAGTTTACAGCAGGAATGGAAAGTAAACTTGATGAAGTAGCTACAGGTAAAACTATATGGGTAGACTTATTAAAAGAATTTTATGATCATTTACTTAAAGAAATGGATGTATATAAACAAAAGGTTAATGAGTTAAAGAGTAAGGTAATATATACAGATATGGAATGTAGTAATGGTAAAGGTAAGATGGTTTTAAAAAGTGGGAGCTTTGGTAAATATATAGTATGTGAACTTGATAGTAAAGATAAAATATCAATTCAGGGGATAGAGTTAACAGAAGATGATTTAAATAAAGAAGTAGTTGAAATAAAGGATAAAGTTAAAGAGCTTATAGAAATCAAAAAAGGCTTAAAAACAGATATGTTTACTCCAAATGGGAAACAATATCTATTAAAGGTAGGAAGATTTGGAGAATATTTAGAAAGTGAAGATTATGAAAATGATAATCTAAGAAGACCTCTAACAAAAGATTTAAAAGCTAAAATAAAAAAAGGTACTTTAAAGCCAATAGATGGAATATATCAATTAAAAGATTATTTTAGTAAATTAGACAATGAAAACGAAGAAATATTAAAACTTGCTGGAAAATGTGAAAAATGTGGCAGAGAATTTAATATTAAAATTGGTAGATTTGGAAAGTTTCTAGCATGTAGTGGTTACCCACAATGTGAAAATATTAAAAAGATACCAAAAATTGAAAGTAGTGAAAAGAAATCAGTTAAAAAAACAACTAAAAAAACTACAAAGAAAACAACAAAGAAGTCTACAAAAACTTCTAAAAAGAAATAGAGGTTTATATGGATAAGATATTAGAAAAATTCCTATACTATCAGGAAGTTGTATTAAATAAAAGTTTTAATACTGTTAAATCATATAAAAAAGATTTAGAACAATTTATAGAATACTTATATAATAACGAAGGTATAAATGATTTTAATAGGGTAGAAATTTTTACTTTTAGATCTTTTATTGCTTATTTAAATGTAGAGTTGAAAGTAAATAAAAGAAGTATAAATAGAAAATTATCAGCAATTAGAACATTTTTCAAATATTTACTAGAAAACGAATATATTAATGAGAATAAATCTATATATATTTCTACTCCTAAGTTTGAAAAACCTCTACCAAATTATTTAACTAAAGAGGATATTGATAGAATAAGAACTGTAATCAATTTAGAGAAAATAACAGGATTAAGGGATAGAGCTATAATAGAATTGCTATATTCAAGTGGACTAAGATCTATGGAATTACTTGATTTAACTGAATATACATTAGATTTAAAAAATCTTGAAGTAAGAGTAATAGGTAAGGGTAATAAAGAAAGAATATCTTTTTTTAGTAAAAATGCGCAAAAATATATTAAAGAATATATAGATAGAAAGAAAATAGAATACAAGAATTATACAAAAGATGTCTTATTTGTAAATAAAGATGGAAATAAATTAGATTCTAGATCTTTAAGAAGATTAATAACAAATTATTCTAATAAAGCTGGTATAAATAAAGAGGTTACACCACATATATTTAGACATAGTTTTGCAACAGAACTATTAAATCAAGGTGTAGATATAAGATTTGTACAAGAATTATTAGGTCACAGTAGTATTGCAACTACTCAATTTTATACTCATATAAGTAAAAATACATTAAAGGATGCATATATGAAATCACATCCTTTTGCAACAAAAAAATAGGAGAAAATATGGAAAAAACTTGTAAAGGTTGTGGATTAAAACTACAATCAGAAGATGCAAAAAAAGAAGGATATGTACCATATGAAAAATTAATATCAAATCAAGAAATAGTTTGTAAAAGATGCTTTAGATTAAAACATTATGGTGAAAATTTAGAAAAAGAAGAGGATAAATTAAGCTATCAAGTAGAAGTTAAAAAAGCAATTAAAGAAGCTGATATAGTAATGCCAATTTTTGATATTATAGATTTTGAATCATCTTTTACAGATGAAATAATTGATTTACTAGAAGATAAAACCATTTTAGCCATAATAAATAAGATAGATTTATTGCCAGGATACATACATGTAGCAGAAGTATCTAAATGGATTAAATATTATTTTACTGAAAATAATATATATCCAGAAGATATTGCATATATATCTGCAAAAAATAAATATGGTGTTAATGGTATATTTAGAAAAATACAGTACATAGCTAAAAATATTTTGAAAAAGAATTTAGATAGTAATATTAAAATAACTGTTGTAGGTGTTTCTAATGTTGGTAAATCTAATTTAATTAATTTATTACTTGAAAAAAATGTTAATACAGTTTCAAAATTTTCAGGTACAACTAAGAAAATAATAAAAAATAAAAAGAAAATTAAAGAATATATGTTAACAATAATTGATACACCTGGGTTAATACCTGATGGAAGATTATCAGATTTACTAAATTCTGATTTATCATATAAACTAGTGCCTAGTGGAGAAATTTCAAGAAAGACATTTAGACTTAAGGAAAATCAAGTATTTATGTTTGAAAACTTAGCATATTTTCAAGTTATGGAAATACCTGATGGGAAAGCATCTGCAATAATTTCAGCATATGCATCAAGAGAAATTAAATTTCATGTAACTAATATAGATAAAGCTAAAGAACTTTCAAAAAATGATTTTTTTAAATTTTTAGATGAAGAAAACTACAATAAATATTTCAATAATGAATTTGTAACTAAAGAGTTTATAATAAATGAAAATGAAGATTTTGTGATAGCAGGTTTAGGATATGTAGAAGTAAAAAGAGGACCAATTACTATAAATGTTACTTTGCCTAAAGATGTAAAAGCTGTAGTTAGAAAAAGTATTTCTAAAAATTCAGAACTTGAAGAAGAAATTGATGAGGATGATTTATGCTGGTAAAAATACTTAGAAAAATAATTTTAGTTTTAATATTGTTAGGGATAGCATACTGTTATTCAACTAATAAAATATACGATAGTGCTACAACTAATGTGGTGGTAGAAAAATGAAAGTAGCTATTTTAGGAAGTAGCAGTAGTGGTAATTCAACTTTTGTTGAAGTAGGTGGAGTTAAGTTATTAGTTGATGTAGGATTTAGTTTAAAAAAAATAATAGAAAAACTTGCAATCATTAATGAAAAACTAGAAGACATACATTCAGTTTTTATAACTCATGAACATATAGATCATGTTAAATCACTGGGTCCTTTATTAAGAAAAACAAATGCAAAAGTATATATACATGAAGATTCTTTTAACGTTATTAAATCTAAAATAGGTAAATATGATGAAAATAGAATTCATTTATTAAAACATAGAGAGGTATATATAGAAAATGCATGTATTATTAATTTTGACTTAACACATGATGCAATGCACTGCTTAGGGTATTCTTTTATAGAAAACAATAAAAAATTTGTATATATTACTGATGCTGGTTATGTAACTAAAATGATGGAATTACAATGTAGAGATGCAGATGTTATAGCTATAGAAAGTAATTATGATTATGATCTACTAATGTCAGGTTCATACCCATGGGATATTAAAAGTAGAATTAAAGGAAAATTTGGACATTTAAGTAATCAAGATTGTTTGAAATTATTAAAAAATAGTTATACTGAAAATTTAAAGAAAATATTTTTAATGCACTTAAGTGATGAAAATAATATGCCATCTCTTGCAATGCATAATATAAGAAAAGAATATAAAAATATAGATATAGAAATTTCTGGTGAGGAAGTTACAAGTACATTTGAGATATAGGGGGTAATATGTGGAAAGAATTAGAATATAGAATAAGAACTTTAGATGTTTATAGAAACTATAAAGAAAATGTTGAAATAATGCAGGGGATGGGTAATAAAAATGCAAATATTATGTTAATATTAAACGATGTTGAAAAAGAAGCTTTTGAAAATGAAAATATTTTAGAAAGTAATAAAGGTAGAGTTGTAAAGAATATTTTTAATTTTGTAGGTATAAATTTAGATGAAATATATATAACATCTTTATATAAATTAGAAAAAAGTAATATAATATTTAATTCTAATACTACTGATGAATTACTAGATGTTTTAATTACAGAAATAATGTTAGTAAATCCTAAATATATTATTACTGTAGGAGAAGAAGTATTTAATGTCTTAATTTCAGATTCATTAGGTAAAGATATTAAGAAAAATAATGTTAATATAAACAAATGTGTTGGTAATATCTATAATTATTTTAATAAAGTATTGGTACCTATATATGATATACAATACATAACAAAATCAAAAAAAGAAGAAAAAATGAAAATAGTAGAAGTTTTAAAATTGATTAAGGAGAATGAATAAATGATAGGAATAGGAATAGTAGGATTACCTAATGTTGGTAAATCAACTTTATTTAATGCAATAACAAAAACTCAAAATGCTGAAGCTGCAAATTACCCATTTGCAACTATAGAACCTAATGTAGGTATTGTTTTAGTTCCAGATCAAAGACTTGATGAAATTGCAAAAATTATTAACCCTAAAAGAGTTTTAGGAGCATCTGTAGAATTTGTTGATATTGCAGGATTAGTTAAGGGTGCTTCTGGTGGTGAAGGATTAGGTAATCAGTTTTTAAGTAATATTAGAAATACAAAAGCTATATGTCAGGTAGTAAGATGTTTTGAAGATGAAAATATTATACATGTTGAAGGTAGTGTTGATCCAATAAGAGATATAGAAATTATAAATAGTGAATTGATTCTTGCTGATATAGATACAGTAGAGAAAGCAATAGTGAAAAACACTAAACTTGCAAGAACTAATAAGGAAGCTAAATTTTTAGTAGACACTTTAGAAAAATGTAAAAAAATATTAGAAGAATATAAAATGTTATCATCTGCTGAATTTACTGAAGAAGAATTAAATACTATAAAAACATATCAGTTTTTAACATTAAAACCTATAATGTTTGGATTAAATATTTCTGAAGAAGATTTAGTTAATGGAACTGAAAACGTGCATATGAAAAAAGTAAGAGAGTATGCTGAGAGTATAAAAGCTGAATGTGTTTCTTTTTCAGCTAAAGTTGAATCAGAATTAATAGAAATTGAAGATGAAGAAGAAAGAAATGAATTTATAGAAAGTCTAGGAATAAAAGAACCTAGTTTAAATAGATTTATTAGAGCAGGATTTAAATTACTTGGTTTAATTTCATATTTTACAGCTGGAGAACAAGAAGTAAGAGCTTGGACTATAGAAGAAGGTACTTTAGCTCCTAAGGCTGCAAGTGAAATACATTCTGATATAGAAAGAGGATTTATAAGAGCAGAAGTTGTTGCTTATGATAAATTTATAGAATATAAAGGATGGGCAGGAAGTAAAGAAAAAGGTACAATGAGATTAGAAGGAAAAGAATATGTAGTAAAAGATGGAGATGTAATGTTCTTTAGATTTAATGTTTAGGAGTGATGGTATGTTTGATTTAATAGTAATTGGTTGGGGTAAAGGTGGAAAAACTTTGGCAAATATCTTAGCAAATAAAGGTAAAAAGGTAGCTATAATTGAAAAAGATCCCAAAATGTATGGAGGAACTTGTCCAAATGTTGGATGTCTGCCTACTAAGGCTATGATACATAGATCAAAAATTTTAGTTGAGATAGGGGCCTTAGGTGTAGAAAGAGACTATGAATTTAATAATGTCATTTATCAAAATGCATTAACTGAAAAGAAAAAATTGGTAAATAAGGTAAATTCTGCTAATTATAATTTATTAAATAATAATGAAAATATTAAAGTATATAAAGGTGAAGCTAGATTCATTTCAAATACAGAAGTATTAGTAAATGGGGATGTATTAAAAGCTAAAAACATAGTTATTAATACAGGATCAAAAACAAGAATTCCAGAAATTGAAGGAATAAATAGCGATAAAGTATTAACAAGTGATACTGCTTTAGAACTTGAAGTTTTACCAGAAAGATTAGGTATAATAGGCGGTGGATTTATTGGACTTGAGTTTGCAAGCTATTTTAACAATTTTGGTTCTGAAGTTACAGTTTTTGAAGGTGGAAATAAATTTATGCCAAGAGAAGATGAAGATATATCCGAATGCATATATAATTTATTGACTGAACAAGGTATTAATTTTAATTTTTCATCTAAAATATTAGAAATAAAAGAGTTAGCTAATAAATTACAGTTAAAATATGAAAAAGATGGAGAAACAAAAATAGAATATTTTGAAAATATTTTAGTTTCCATAGGTAGAGAGCCGAATACAGATGGGTTAGGTTTAGAAAATACTGATATTAAAGTTTCAGATAGAGGCGAAATACTTGTTGATGAATATTTAGAAACAATAGTATCTGGAATATTTGCTGTAGGAGATGTAAAAGGTGGTGAAATGTTTACTGCAGTTTCATTGGATGATAGTAGAATAGTACTTTCTAAAATATTAAATGAAAAAGGTAGAAGTTTAAAAGAAGGTAGAAATGTACCTAAAGTATTATTTACAGATCCTAGTTATGCTCAAGTTGGGTTAAATGAATTAAAGGCCAATGAATTAGGAATTAAATACACAGTAAAAAAATTACCAACAACTACTATTCCTAAATCATTAGCTATAGGAGAAACAGATGGATTTACTAAAGTATTAATTAATGAGAACGATGAAATAATTGGTGCATTTATAATTAATTATGAAGCACATGAAATGATTAATCTATTAGCTTTAGCTATAGATCAAAAAATAAAATATCAAGTATTAAGAGATTTAATATATGCTCACCCTATTTATACTGAGGGATTAAATGATGTTTTAAAATAGAAATAGGAGGAATTAATGGAACAAGTAACAACATTTTTAAAGAAAGTTTTTGATTTAACTTTTATTTTAAAATGGACAGAAAATAATTTGCTTCAAATAATTACTGGATTGGTAGTCTTATTTTTCTATAAAAAAATAGCTAGTATTTTATTAATGGTATTTGACAAAATATTATTTTCAAAGATGAAAGATCACGGTCTTAGAAGCTTTTTAAAATCATTTTTAAAGGTATTTATACATATAGTATTAATATATATTGTTATAGGCCTATTTGGGTTTAACTTAACTTCTGTATTTGCAATTATAGGTGCAATGTCAGTTGTTATAGGGTTTGCTTTCAAAGAAATTATACAAAATATATTTGGAGGTATTATACTATTAGTATTTAAACCATTTAGAGTTGGAGATGTAGTTCAATATAATAGCTATATTGGTACTGTAAAAAAAATAGAAATGTTTTATACAAGAATTGTTAATTTTCAAAATGAAATTGTTATAGTACCTAATGGATTGTTAATAAATAATGAAATAAAAAATATAACAGCTCAAAACAGAAGGAGATTAGATTTAATTATTGCAGTATCATATAAATCTGATTTAGCTTTAGTTAAAGAAATATTAGAACAAATAGTTAATGATTGTGAATATGTTTTAAGAGGTAAAGATGATAATTATACTATAGGTTTAGGAGAACTTGCGGCTTCTTCTATAAATTTTGTTACTAATGTATATGTATTACCAGAAAACTATTTATTAGCAAAATTCTACATTTTAGAGCAAGTTAAGAAAAGATTTGATGCTGCTGGTATTTCAATACCGTATAATCAACTTGATGTACATATTAAAGAAAGGTAGGCATATTTATGGAAATAATAAGATTTGAAAATTATGACTATATAAGCAATACATATATTATTAAAAGTGAAGATAAAATATATGTAGTAGATCCTGGATCTAAAGATATGAGTAGGGTAATAGAATATTTAAAAGAAAATAAACTAGATTTAACTGCTATTTTACTAACTCACGGTCATTTTGATCATATTTTAGGTTTGCCAGAGATATTAACTTATAAAAATGTAGATGTATATATATATGATACAGAAAAGGATTTTTTATTTGATGAAAAATTATCGGTGCTTTTATGGGCACAAACTAATCAAAGTTATTTAAATCCTTGTCTAGAAAATGCAAATATTATTACATTAAAAGAGGGAGATATTGTAGATAAATTTGAAATCATACATACTCCAGGACATACTAGTGGAAGTATATGTTACTATAATTCTGAAGATAAAATTTTAATTTCAGGAGATACTATGTTTAAAAACGGTTATGGAAGAGTAGATTTACCAACTGGTAGTTCAGAGGATATGTGGAAATCTATAGGCAAGATATTAAAACTAGATAAAGAAACAGTAATATATCCAGGTCATGGAGATGATACTACAGTATCTAAAGAATATTCATTTTATTATGCAGGATATTAAACAAGGTTATTCCTTGTTTTTTATTTATTATTAAGTATTAATAATATTTATGTTAACTATTTAGTAAATATATTTGGTATATTTGTAATAATATGCTATAATAGTTTTATCAAAAAAACAAAGGAGGAAACAGTAATGAAAAAAGTAATATTATCAGTTCTAACGCTAATCATGTTGTTTAGCTGTGGTAATAAAGCAGAAGTTGATGTGAAAGGAGGATCTGAGTCTATTATTAAAATTGGTGTTCCCGAACCTTTAACTGGAGATATTTCTCAATATGGAGTAGCAATTAAAGAAGGAATAGAATTTAAATTCGAGCAGATAAATAATGAAGGTGGAATTAACGGGAAAAAAGTAGAAGTAGTAGTAGAAGATACTAAAGGAGATTTACAAGAAGCTGTAAACATAATGAAAAAAATGATTTCAGTTGATAAAGTAGATGCAGTTTTAGGAGAATCAATTTCAGCAAACTCATTTGCGATTGCAGAACTTGCTCAAAAAGCTGGAATTCCAATGATAACACCAGCAGGAACAAGATTTGACATTACAGAAGGTAAGGATTTTGTATATAGAGCTACATTTACAGATCCATTCCAAGGAGAAATTTTAGCTAAATATATTCAAAAAGAAGGATTTAAAAATATAGCTATTTTAACTAATACTTCAAGTGATTATTCAGTTGGGGTTACAACTAAATTTAAAGAAATTGCACAAGAAATTAATTTAAAATTTGAAGAACAAAAATATACTAAAGATGATAAAGATTTCAAATCATTATTAACTAATATTAAAAATACAGGATTTGATGCAGTTTTAGTTCCAGATTACTATAACACAGTAGGATTAATCTTATCACAAGCAAAAGAATTAGGATTAGAAGTACAATTCTTTGGAGCAGATGGATGGGATGGAATACAAACTGATTTCGTAGATGTTGCTGAAGGAGCTATATTTACAAGTCAATTTGATATTAATGATACTTCAGAATTAAATGTTGCATTTGTTACTAAGTTTAAAGAAAAATATGGTAAGGAACCAAACTTATTTACATCATTAGGTTATGATGCTGCAACAATATTAGCAGTAGCTTTAAAATCTGTTGAAAATCCATCAGATCACGTTGCGGTAAAAGAAGCATTAAATAAAGTTAGTGTTGAATTAGTAACAGGAAAACTTGAATTTGATCAAAATAGAAACCCTAAGAAAGTAGTATCTTTCTTAACAATTCAAAATGGTAAATTAGTATTAAAAGAAAAATTCTAAAATTGTGCTCCTAGTGAGCACAATTTTTTAAGGAGAGAAAATGTTAAAAAATTTTATAGATCAAACGATAAATGGACTACAGACAGGTAGTATTTATGCACTTATCGCTCTTGGATATACTATGGTTTATGGAATAGTTAAATTAATAAACTTTGCACATGGGGATATATTAATGATAGGTGCATATATAAGTTTTGTTGCTGTTAATAGAGGTTTTGGACTAACTACAGCTTTAATTATTTCTATAGTAATTTGTTCAATATTAGGTATAGTAATGGAAAGATTAGCATATAGACCATTAAGAGAAGCTTCACGTATGAATGTTTTAATTACAGCCATAGGTCTTAGTTTTTTACTTGAGAGTTTAGCTTTAATATATTTTGGTGCTGCACCCAAAATTATTAAAACTGAATTTATTCCAAAATACTTATCAAGTTCAGAATATATTACTTTTCTAGGAATTAGTGTAAGTAATTTAAGTTTTTTTGTAATAACAGTTACTTTACTATGTATGATATTACTAAATGTATTTATTAAGTATACTAGCTTAGGGAAGGCTACTAGGGCTGTTTCACAAGATATTTCAGCTGCAAAACTTATGGGTATAAACACTGATTTTACTATTTCATTAACTTTTGCAATAGGATCAGCATTAGGAGCATTAGGTGGGTTAATGTATGCACTAACTTATCCAAGAATAGATCCATATATGGGATTACTTCCAGGACTTAAAGCATTTATTGCAGCCGTATTTGGAGGAATAGGTAATATTCCAGGTGCAATGGTTGGAGGTTATGTTATGGGATTATTAGAAACTTATGTTAAAGGATATATTTCTTCAACATGGGCAAATCCTATTGTGTTTATACTTTTAATAATTATCCTATTATTCAAGCCTAACGGATTATTTGGTAAGAATAGAAAGGAAAAGGTATAATATGGATAAAAAAAATAGATTAAAATTAAATAAAACAAATTATACTTTAGGTTTTTTAATGTTATTATTCACATATATTATTCTACAATATTCAATTATTGGTGATGGTATATTTAGTTATAAGGCTAGTATATATATAAATATATTAATATATATTTTATTTGCATTAAGTATAAATGTTACTACAGGAGTAATGGGAGAATTAAACTTAGGACATGCAGGATTCATATCTATAGGTGCTTATTCTTCAGCAATATTTTCTAAATATATTTACTCATTCGGGCTTCCGACTATCTTACATTTAATAATAGTTTGTATATTTGGAGCTATAATTGCAGCTATCTTCGGGGCATTAGTTTCAATGACTACTTTTAGATTAAGAGGAGATTACTTAGCTATTATTACACTTGCTTTTGGGGAAATAGTTAAATATATCATACAAAATATAGAGTTTTTAGGTGGTGCTGCAGGATTAAATGGTATACCTGATATAGTTAATTTCAGTTATGTATTTTTAATAGTTGTAGTATCATCAGTACTTATGATAATGATATTAATTTCTAAAAAAGGAAGACAACTTCTTTCTATTAGAGAAAATGAAATAGCTGCAGAAAATATGGGTGTTAATATTAATAAGGCAAAAGTATATGGATTTACATTATCTGCATTTTTTGCAGGTATAGGTGGAGCGCTTTTTGCTCATAACCTTGGAAGTTTAACTCCAGATAAATTTAATTTTGTATTCTCAATAGAAATTTTAGTTATGGTTGTACTTGGAGGACTAGGAAGTATTACTGGAGCTGTAGTATCTGCAACATTTTTAACATTATTAAATGAGGTATTAAGACAAGTTTCAGAGTATAGATTTTTAGTTTATTCATTAATATTAATTAGTTTAATGATATTTAAAAAAGATGGTATATTGGGGACAAACGAATTTACTATACCATCTTTCTTGAAATGGCTAAAAGATATTAAACAGAAGGTGATAAAATGAAATTATTAGAAACTAAGAATTTAACATTAAGATTTGGAGGTCTAACTGCTGTTAAAAGTGTAGATGTAGAAATAAATGATGGTGAATTAATAGGATTAATAGGACCTAATGGTGCTGGTAAAACATCTTTCTTTAATTTATTAACAGGAGTTTATCAACCAAGTGAAGGAGAAATATTTTTAAATGGTGAAAATATTTCTTTTATGAAAACTCATAAAATAGTTGCTTTAGGAATGTCTAGAACTTTCCAGAATATTAGACTTTTTAAACAATTAACTGTATTAGATAATATTAGGATATCTCTTGATCAAAAGAAAGATTATTCAACATTTGATGCAATGTTTAGAACTAAGAAATTCAGAGAATATGAATATGAAACTATACAAAAATCACTTTCTTTATTAAAAATATTTGATTTAGATGAAATAGCAGATCATAGAGCTGATTCTTTATCTTATGGTAATCAAAGAAAGTTAGAAATAGCAAGGGCTTTAGCTTGTTCACCTAAGTTATTATTACTTGATGAACCTGCAGCAGGTATGAATCCTAATGAAACACAAGAATTAATGAAAATAATTGAAAAGATAAAAAATGAATTCAATATTTCAGTATTGTTAATAGAACATGATATGGATTTAGTAATGGGTATTTGTGAAAGAATTTATGTACTAAATTTTGGAGAAATTATTGCTAGTGGTAAACCAAGTGAAATACAGAATAATAAAGAAGTAATTAAAGCATATTTAGGAGATTAAAATGAAAGTATTAGAAGTAAATAATATAAATGTATTTTATGATAAGATACATGCAATAAAAGATATTTCTTTCTATATAGATAAGGGTGAAATAGTTTCATTTATAGGAGCTAATGGGGCTGGTAAAAGTACAACTTTAAATGCTATATCAAATCTATTAAAAATACAATCAGGTGAAATAGCGTTATTTGGTGAAAATATATCAAATGTTAAAGCACATAAATTAGTTTCAAAAGGTATGGCACATGTACCAGAAGGTAGAAGAATTTTTACAGAACTTACAGTACTTGAAAATTTAGAAATGGGTGCTTTTACAAGACCTAAGAGTGAAATAAAGGAAAGTTTAGAAAAAATGTTTAATCTTTTTCCTAGACTTAGAGAAAGGAAACACCAATTATCTGGTACTATGAGTGGAGGGGAACAACAGATGCTTGCAATGGCAAGAGCATTAATGTCTAAACCAAAACTATTATTACTTGATGAACCTTCAATGGGACTTGCACCATTACTTGTTAAAGAAATATTTGAAATAGTTAAAAGAATAAATAAAGAAGAAAATGTTACAATATTACTAGTAGAGCAAAATGCTAAAATGTCATTAGAGATATCTGATAGAGCATATGTAATAGAAACAGGAGAAATTATACTTGAAGGTAAGGGATTAGAATTAATAGATAATCCTGTAATCAAGAAA is a window of Streptobacillus felis DNA encoding:
- a CDS encoding ABC transporter substrate-binding protein, whose protein sequence is MKKVILSVLTLIMLFSCGNKAEVDVKGGSESIIKIGVPEPLTGDISQYGVAIKEGIEFKFEQINNEGGINGKKVEVVVEDTKGDLQEAVNIMKKMISVDKVDAVLGESISANSFAIAELAQKAGIPMITPAGTRFDITEGKDFVYRATFTDPFQGEILAKYIQKEGFKNIAILTNTSSDYSVGVTTKFKEIAQEINLKFEEQKYTKDDKDFKSLLTNIKNTGFDAVLVPDYYNTVGLILSQAKELGLEVQFFGADGWDGIQTDFVDVAEGAIFTSQFDINDTSELNVAFVTKFKEKYGKEPNLFTSLGYDAATILAVALKSVENPSDHVAVKEALNKVSVELVTGKLEFDQNRNPKKVVSFLTIQNGKLVLKEKF
- a CDS encoding branched-chain amino acid ABC transporter permease: MLKNFIDQTINGLQTGSIYALIALGYTMVYGIVKLINFAHGDILMIGAYISFVAVNRGFGLTTALIISIVICSILGIVMERLAYRPLREASRMNVLITAIGLSFLLESLALIYFGAAPKIIKTEFIPKYLSSSEYITFLGISVSNLSFFVITVTLLCMILLNVFIKYTSLGKATRAVSQDISAAKLMGINTDFTISLTFAIGSALGALGGLMYALTYPRIDPYMGLLPGLKAFIAAVFGGIGNIPGAMVGGYVMGLLETYVKGYISSTWANPIVFILLIIILLFKPNGLFGKNRKEKV
- a CDS encoding branched-chain amino acid ABC transporter permease; translated protein: MDKKNRLKLNKTNYTLGFLMLLFTYIILQYSIIGDGIFSYKASIYINILIYILFALSINVTTGVMGELNLGHAGFISIGAYSSAIFSKYIYSFGLPTILHLIIVCIFGAIIAAIFGALVSMTTFRLRGDYLAIITLAFGEIVKYIIQNIEFLGGAAGLNGIPDIVNFSYVFLIVVVSSVLMIMILISKKGRQLLSIRENEIAAENMGVNINKAKVYGFTLSAFFAGIGGALFAHNLGSLTPDKFNFVFSIEILVMVVLGGLGSITGAVVSATFLTLLNEVLRQVSEYRFLVYSLILISLMIFKKDGILGTNEFTIPSFLKWLKDIKQKVIK
- a CDS encoding ABC transporter ATP-binding protein, with protein sequence MKLLETKNLTLRFGGLTAVKSVDVEINDGELIGLIGPNGAGKTSFFNLLTGVYQPSEGEIFLNGENISFMKTHKIVALGMSRTFQNIRLFKQLTVLDNIRISLDQKKDYSTFDAMFRTKKFREYEYETIQKSLSLLKIFDLDEIADHRADSLSYGNQRKLEIARALACSPKLLLLDEPAAGMNPNETQELMKIIEKIKNEFNISVLLIEHDMDLVMGICERIYVLNFGEIIASGKPSEIQNNKEVIKAYLGD
- a CDS encoding ABC transporter ATP-binding protein: MKVLEVNNINVFYDKIHAIKDISFYIDKGEIVSFIGANGAGKSTTLNAISNLLKIQSGEIALFGENISNVKAHKLVSKGMAHVPEGRRIFTELTVLENLEMGAFTRPKSEIKESLEKMFNLFPRLRERKHQLSGTMSGGEQQMLAMARALMSKPKLLLLDEPSMGLAPLLVKEIFEIVKRINKEENVTILLVEQNAKMSLEISDRAYVIETGEIILEGKGLELIDNPVIKKAYLGG